Genomic segment of Xanthobacter dioxanivorans:
AGCTGAGCGCGTCCGAACTGGACAATGTCGCGGCGTATCTGGTGGAGATCGACCGCCGGCTGCAAACCAGCCAGTGGAGCTTTTACGGCCAAGCGGGCGTGCGGTATCAGTCAAACGCCAATTACGGGCCGTCCAGCACCCTCATCCTCGGCGGCAGCGTGCCGGCGCTGCTGCCGCCGAGCTATGCCGCGCAGGCGGACGGCAACGCCTTCGCCCTGGCCACCATCCGCCACGTCTACGATTTCGGGAACCAGCGCGGCGACGTCTGGGAAAGCAACCTCAACCTCTATTATTCGCAGCAGTTCCAGCTCGATCAGCTCAACCTGGGCTTCGCCGAGTTCAATACCGGCCCGCGCTTCGCGCTGCTGCCGGACGAGCTGCCGGGCTCATCCGTCCGCGCCTACGTGATCGCCGGCGGCATCGCGCTGGGCGGCGCGGGCTATCTCGGCACCTATGGCGCGGGCGTCTCGCTCTATGCGCCGTTCAGCCTCTGGTTCGGCCTGGAGCCGTTCCTCGAAGTGCGCCAGCGCGACTACCAGAACACGGCGGACTATCCCACCGCCGGCTTCCAGAGTGGCAGCATGTGGACGCTCGGCGCCAACATGTTCGGCCGCATCAGCGACACCGTCGGCTGGCGCGCCCGCTTTTCCTACAATGACGCGAGCGGCGATCTGCCCTGGTTCTCCTACAACAACTTCTCGGTGGATGTGGCTGTCCCCATCGAGTTCCAGGGGCTCTGGGGCGTCCGCCGCTGGATCGCCATCCCGAGCGTCGGCTATTCGCGCTACAGCTACGATGCGCCGAACCCCTTCATCACAAACTTGGTCACGCAGGTGGACAACCAGTATCGGGTCGGCCTCGCCCT
This window contains:
- a CDS encoding tetratricopeptide repeat protein, which gives rise to MLVKQNIHFVAESNARPRPRKGARAVAFAALLAGCASSAAFAQQKTAAADADLEFNTLFHQSMQRPADVELAFRLARRAVEVGDYEAAIGVYERILFYNPRLVRVKLELGRLYYRLGAYESARSYFQPIAQSTELSASELDNVAAYLVEIDRRLQTSQWSFYGQAGVRYQSNANYGPSSTLILGGSVPALLPPSYAAQADGNAFALATIRHVYDFGNQRGDVWESNLNLYYSQQFQLDQLNLGFAEFNTGPRFALLPDELPGSSVRAYVIAGGIALGGAGYLGTYGAGVSLYAPFSLWFGLEPFLEVRQRDYQNTADYPTAGFQSGSMWTLGANMFGRISDTVGWRARFSYNDASGDLPWFSYNNFSVDVAVPIEFQGLWGVRRWIAIPSVGYSRYSYDAPNPFITNLVTQVDNQYRVGLALDVPIHEQWGLLTQIQYSWSESSLPNYAFDNFSISVGPNVRF